GATGGAAGAGTTTTAAATGTGGAAATCGCTGCTTCGTTCATTACGTTCGGTATTAATGAAGGAATGATCTTGAGTATTTTTCGGGACATCACGGAACGAAAACGGCTTGAGGATCAGTTGCTTCATGCACAAAAAATGGATTCCATCGGTGTTCTGGCAGGCGGTATTGCGCACGATTTTAACAATGTTCTTGCCATGATAATGGGTTCGGCTGAATTGGTAAAACATAAAGCCAAAAATTATCCTGACATATTAAAATTCGCACAGATGATTGCCGGCGCAGCAGAGCGGGGTTCCGGCATCGCCAAACAATTGTTGATGTTTGCCCGGACAGAAAAAGGTGTGATGAAACCGCTCTCTCTTTCAGCCGTGACACTGGATGTTTGTAAATTATTGGAACATTCCATTACCAAAACTGTTTCCATTCGGACAGAATTTTTGACTGATAATGATGTGATTATGGGGGATGAAGATCAACTCCATCAAGTCATCATCAATCTCGGAGTGAATGCACGGGATGCGATGGAACTTTCAAAATCGAACGGTATCCTCACCTTCACCATTGGGAATGCTGAAGGAAAAATATTGAAAAAAAATCACCCTGCGGCAGAGGAAAAATTATATGTATCGCTGACGGTTACCGACACCGGATGCGGAATGGACGATGCAACTGTTCAACGAATTTATGAGCCGTTCTTCTCCACAAAAGAACGAGGTAAAGGAACCGGGCTTGGTCTGGCCATTGTTCACGGCATTGTCAAAACACATTTCGGATTAATCGAAGTGAAAAGTTCTGTGGGCAAAGGAACATCGTTTACATTGTATTTCCCGGCAACACTCGTCGTTGATGATATGCAAAACACATTGTCCGATGTAAAAACAATCGTTTCCAGACCGAATAATGTTAGTGGAAAAAAGGTGCTTATCGTTGATGATGAACGAGAACTCGGTGCTATGTTAAAAGAAATCATCGAAACGGAAGGGTATCAGACCATTAATGCGTATGATGGACAAGAAGCCTTGGAAATATACCTGAAGGAAAAAGATAACATCGACATCATCGTTTCTGATTTGGGTATGCCGAATATGGATGGACGTGAATTGATCCGTGAGTTAACAGCGATGAATGCTAATGTGAAGTTTATTTTTATCACCGGCTACTTGGATAAAGAATCCAAAAAGGAATTGTTTAGTTTAGGAGCGAAGGATGTTTTGTTGAAACCGTTCACATCGGAAGATGTGCTCGCAACACTGAGTGAAGTTTCAAAATCGATTCACGTCGGCTGAACAATCAGTGATTTTTTCCATTCCTTGTAACCGAGTATTGCCAATCCGAAATAGACCGCGAACAAGAACATGGTGAAGTACAACCCCTTGTAACCATACATGGCAATGGATCCGATGTTAACGATGATCCAGAGAATCCAATTCTCAATATATTTTTTTGCCATCAGCCATTGAGCGGCCATGCTCAACACTGCCAGGAATGAATCGACATACGGTAATGATGCATCGGTAAGTTCATGAAGTGTATATCCAAGAGTCGCCGTACCGATTACGACAAACAACACAATCATCATATAGACTCTGTTTGTTCCCCAGGAAACAGACAGCGCAGAATGTTCTTTCCCTCCGTACAGCCATTCATACCAGCCATACGCCTGCAGAATAATAAAGAAAACCTGCAGTCCCATATCGGCATAGAGTTTTACTTCATAAAAGATAAAAATATAGACGAAGACCGAAATAATCCCGAGAGGATAACACCAAACTTGTTGACGAGTCACAAGATAGACAGAAATTAATCCAAGAATAACAGCAATGATCTCTGCGATTTCCATTCTTTAGTGTCTGATGAGTGGGTGAATTCTAAAAAGAAGCAGCGAGCCGCTTTTTACTGTAATATCAATTATTGATGCTGATGCTTCATTGCTTGTCCCTTCGCGCACTCCCAATTCTAACGATTCTTTCTTCAAGGAATATTTTAGTCCTTTCGTTACAATTCCTGAACATTTTCCCATCGGCACTAATGATATTTGTTGACCGATAAATGCTTTGAACCGAATGTGCTTTTGAACGATCTCTATTGTGCAGTGCTCATCAAAAAATTGCAGCGATAATTTTTTATGATATTTCAGAAGAATGCTGAAGTTTGCCATCGTATGGTCGGGCCTATCCCCTGTTGCCCCAACAATTGTCGCCGATCTGAATTTGTTTGCTAAGAGATATGTCAGCACCTTTTCAAGATCCGTACTTTCCTGATCTGCAATGTGAATAACCGGAACAAACGAAAAATAATGACGAGTTTTTTGTGTAATTGAATCCAAATCCCCAAGGATATAATCAGGCACTATCCCAAACGCACGCACTTTATTTGCACCTCCGTCCGCACAGATAATGTACGGTTTGGTTTTCAACAACGGTGCCAGAAGTTTTGACGATGGCATCTCTCCGTTGCAAATGATAAGTGCATGCGTGCGTTTTTTTTGTTTCATTTGTTTATAATTGAACTGACAATCCGATCAAATAATTTCGTTCTGCGGCTGGAAAGAATGCATTTCCCTCGCCGTTTTGCATATACAAAACATTCAATAGATTACGAATTTCTCCGCGCAGTGAAATTTGAGCGTCGCCCATCTTCGGCAATGCATAGACAGATTCAATATTGAATACTGTATAGGCATCGTTTTTATTTGCCGAGTTTTTGAAATTATCTGTGTAGAATGAGCCAACGTGTTTTGCAATCAGTGATGTTGATAATCCTTCCTGCTGATACGTCAATCGCAGATTTGCTGTGATATCCGGAAATCCTGCAATAGGATTATTATCCAGTTTTGTTTTATATACTACGTTGTTTGAAACACTATCAACCGAAGAAAACGTAACTATATAATTGGTCGAAAGCGAGACATTTCCACTCACAATGAAGTATTCGAATGGTTGAATTGTTCCATCAACTTCGAATCCCAGATGTCGAGTGCGGGGTGCATTACCGTACACAGGGTTGCCAAAAATATCGACTTGCCCGGATTTAATCAACTCGTCGGTGAATTCCATCCAATACAAATTTCCGTTCAATTGAATTTCGTTGGTCTTATATCCCGCTCCGTACTCAAGATTTAATAATTGTTCCGGTTTAGCAATCGGTTTATCAAAATCATATTTTGTCTTTCCGCCAGCGGTATCTGCGGAAAATGCTGGAAGAGCTCCGAAGTACGCATCCTCGGCAGCGTAAAGATTTCGTAATCGCGGTTCGCGGGATGTATACCCAAACGAAACATACATGTTCCATTCTTCAGACATATTATAGTTCAATCCCAATCGTGGATTCACAAAATAGTACGGAACCGTGAAGGAGTTTCTCAGGAATTTTTCATTCTCCACCCGATATTGATTGAATGCGAACTGAATGTTTGCCATCAATGTCATATCTTCTTGCACTTTATAGTTCTCCGTCATATAGACTGAAGCCATATGTTTTACGGCGTCGTATTGATAGAAGCGATAATCTGGATCAAAATTCGCCGGCAATCCTTCCGCATATTGAATTTTTCCCCAATGCGATCCATGATGGTACCGATATTCTCCGCCATACGTCAACTCCCCTCGTTCGTGAGTCAATTCATACCGCGGCAACCATCCCCATTGGATAAGATCGACACCACCGCGAATGATAGCATTCTGAATCAACGGTGTTGGAGCAAATCCATGCAGACTGTCAACTCGCAACAACGATGCATCTGCCCATGAACCATCGTAATCAAAATATCCGTGACTGTCGTAATAGAACAGGGTATTATGTAATTTTTGTGTTTCAGATATTTTCCATTCGTTCAAGACTTCGTAATGCGGTTGATTGAATCCTTCGTTCTCCTGAGGACGACGAACAGTTGTATATCCAAAATTTTTCCCGGTAGAATCAACATCCCAGTATGACAGATTCAACCGCCGTAATTTTTTATCGTTGTTCGTCCATTTTGGAAGTCCGCTATACACCAATTGATCGGTCAACGGACCGCCAAATAGATGAACACGTGTTGTTATGTTCTGATCAAAACGAAGCATGCCGAGAAAATATGATCCGGCTTCAAAGGAGGAGTGATTTCGATAACCGTTGGACTGCATTTTTCCAAGGCGGCCGTAAAACATGTATGTATTTTCAATCAAACCTGAATTATAGGAAGCAGAAAATTTCTTCATCGTTAACGGAAGTGTTTGCGGACCTTCACCATATTCCTGAAAACCAAACATTGTTTCAAATTTTGCGTACGGTTTGTATTCGAACGGATTTGTTGTGATGTTCACCGAACCGCCGATAGCGGGAGGTCCATAAAATGCACTTCCGGCCCCGCGCTGCACTTGAACATTGGATGAACTGGCAAGCAGATCGGGAAAATCAATCCAATAGACATTGTGGTCTTCCGGATCGTTCTGCGGAACTCCGTTCACCATAATAGAAAGACGGCGTTGATCGAATCCGCGAAGAAATATATAATTATATCCGATGCCGTTTCCGCCGTCCGAATAGGAAATCATAGAAGGAAGCTCTGCCAGCATTACCGGAACATCCTGCATAGAATATCGCTGTTCAATCAATCCTTTGTGCAGATTGGTGAAGGTAACGGGAGTTTCACGCTCCTTTGCGGTTGTTCCGGTCACCAAAACCGGATCGAAACTATATTTGACCGAATCGGATTCTTGTTGAGAATAAAGTTGAACATTCAAAACCATGAAAATGAAAAAAAAAGGTTTTGTGATTTGGGTTTTGCGGTTGCGGTTTTTCATTGTTCCTCTGTGTCTTAGTGACTCTGTGGTAATGTGTTTAAAAATAAAATCGCCGTCCTGAATACAACAGCATCAGAAACGGCGAATAAAAAGCGGAGCAATAATTTTTATTGTCGTTTCCCTACGCTGGTATTATCCAGATCAGGTGGTTCCGGCGCTCAAGGCGCCTTCAAGGGTATGTTCTCAGTTTCCCGACTTCATCATCCTGACCGGATGATGGAAGCGAAATAACACCCCTAACGAATTGTTAGTTATCTTAAAGAACAAATTACGGCATTAATATACTGCGAAATATTTCAGGACACAAGAAGTTGATTAATCATTCGATCCATCTTTATTATTATCCTTGTAAATTTTTATGGATGCTTTCAGGTTTTCATCAATAACACCCTCATTATTCGTATCCTTCGGATTTACCAGTGCTCCCGTCTGGTTTTTAAACCATTTGGCTGAACTAATCACAAGTGTAGCGTTTACAGAAGGAGAAGCCTCCGTTACATCAATAGCCGGAATAAAATCTACTTTTTGTTTTGCATCCACTTTTGAACGGTACGTGAATGTATCCGGCGCTGCACCGGAATTATAAATAATACCTGAAATAATAATGCTGTATTTTTCCCCTGCTAGAAAATCGGCAAATTGCGACTGTTCCGAAGCAGGAAGTGATGAAATTTCCGGCTGCTCAACTCTATGAACATCATATTCTACTCTGCTGTACGATCTGAGCGGAACTGTCATCGATCCGATGGTATTTAATGAACTATTCAACTTTAACTCCAACACCATTGGCTGAGTACGGAAATTTGAACTGTCTTCTTTTGGTGATTTAAATTTAATATCACGGAGGACAAACCGTGCTCTGGTAATCTTGATGGAATCAAGCGCCGTCGGGGAACTGGATTTTAGAAGACTCGCTGTCGTGTATTTTGCCGACATGGATAACGTACCTTCTGTCACCTTTGTATCCGTCGAAGATTCGCATCCCCATGCAATCATTCCAAGAATAAACACCCCTATAAATAATTTTACTTGTTTCATTACCACTCCTTCTTTATTTGTTGTTGATGACATAAAAAGAATAGCGAAGTCGTAATGAAAGAGATGTGCGCGAAGACACAGCTAACGCTCTGTTTATTTTAATGTAGAAAATTTCAACAGAAGGAAGTGAAACCAATTATTTTTCGAATTCTTTTGAGAGAATTGATTCACACTACATCAGAAACAGATTTTTCGGTTTAGATATCAGTCGTTGTGGGGAGAGGGATTCATGGTTTCAGCACCAGGTAATTTTCCAATCAGCTGTTGCGGATTGTGAATCAACACCGGAAGATGCTGCGGACAAATCCACAGATCGTGTTGCTTATATTTTAAATTGATGAGAGGAATTTGTTCGTGCGTTTGTTCGCAGACAAGACATTGTTGAATGGTTTGACTCATAGCAGTAAAGTTCCTTCATTTTCAACGTGAATTAAAAATCCAGCAACACACCGTTCTTTACAACTTTCCAAACATGGTTCGTGCCGTAGTGATATGGAATAAAACGATAATCGTGAACGTTATACAACACAACGTCTGCTTGTTTTCCTATTTCGATGCTTCCAATTTCGTTTGAGAGTCCAAGCGCTGCAGCGCCATTGAGTGTTGCTGCTGTAATTGCCTCTTCGGGTGTCAATTGCATTTGAGTGCAAGCGAGCATCAGCATCATCTGCATGGAATAACACATCTGCGAACCGGGATTGAAATCAGTCGCAATCGCCACGGGTATTCCCTCGTCAATCATCTTTCGAGCGGGAGCATATGGATGATTCAAAAATAATGAGCATCCCGGAAGGACGGTCGCGATGGTTTGCGAATTCTTCAGCGCTGCAATACCGGTCTCGTTCGTTTTTTCCAAATGATCGACGGAGATCGCATTGTGCTGCACTCCCAGTTCCGTTGCACCAATCGTATTCAACTGATCGGCGTGGAGTTTGGGAATCAATCCGTGACGTTTTGCTTCAAGAATAATTTGCTCTGTCATCTTCAGATCGAAATATCCCAATTCGCAAAACACATCCACAAACGAAGCCAATTTTTTTTCAGCAACATAGGGAAGCATATAATCACAGATACGGTTTACATATCCTTGTTTGTCATCTTTATATTCTGGCGGGAAAGCGTGCGCTCCGAGAAATGTTGCAACGATAGTCGCATAGTGGTCTCGTTTTAGCTCAGAGATCACTTCAAGCATTTTCATTTCTCCCTCCGGCGAGAGTCCATAACCGCTTTTAATCTCAACGGTTGTAGTTCCGTTTCTCAGCATATCGTTCAATCGGCGCTCGGCGAACCGATACAGATCTCTCTTTGTTGCTTCGCGTGTTGCATGCATCGTTGAAAGTATGCCTCCTCCCGCTTCCGCTATCTCCTGATATGTTTTTCCCTCGGCACGCATGGCAAATTCATTCTCTCTACTTCCGGCATAGACTGTATGCGTGTGAGAATCGACAAAACCGGGAAGGACTACTTTCCCTTCGGCATCGATCACATCAATGTCATCATCATGAGACAGTTCCGGTCCGCCAATATTGACAATGATACCGTTTTGTATCAGTATTGATGCATTATTATGAATATGCAACTCGCGCATACCGGAACCAGATTTTATCCGATTACCATGCGCTGCAACAGTAACTAATTGGCCTATATTTTTAATGAATAAGTTCATAGTCGTTCATGTTTAAATTACTTACCGACGTTACGCAAACGCTAGAAAGAAATAAAGTCATGCCAGCGTACGCTGGTATCCAGATCTGGATTCCCCAAAGGAGTCCTTTGAACCGGCTTCCCGCCTGAATGCATGGTGGGCAATCGTCGGGGTATTATACCCAATCTTGAATAAAGTTTTTTACAAAGAACTGATGTTTTCAAAAAAATCGATGACATATTTCAAAGTTTATTTTTTTTAGAAGGGAGGAATGCATCGCAAACAAGTACGGGAATTCTTGGATATTTTGGAAAAGTTGAATCATGTTTGACGTACTCGCACAGATGAAATTCGCTCCCTCTTTTATTGCGAATAAGCACATGATAAAAGCAGTCCTTGCACAATCCTATCTGCCGCTGATTCACACAATTCCCAATTTTGAAAGGGTGGCTGAGAGCAAATCGTACGATCGATGGAGCGATTGTTCAATGTCTTTTATTGACTGATCTGATATTGCGTTCGGATTCTTGTCACCATTTGTCTCCACAATTTTACAGAGATCGGCTAGTTCTTCCGCGCCAAAACTGAGAGAAAGACCGCGTAGTTTGTGTGCTGCAAATACAACTTCTACCAGATCCTTTTTTTCCCACGCAGACAATAATTGGTGCATAGTATCTTCGGATTGTGATGGATAGGATTGTACAAATTCGGTCATAAAGGGAACATCGGTCTGCTCTAATAATTCTTTCAATCGAAGATACATAATATGAGCGGCAACGGCTTGGCCGTTAGAAGTTTTTTGCTCCATAATCATTTCGCCGTAATGAATCAGCATGTCGCGCAATCCATCTAATCGGACCGGTTTGCTGATATAATCATCCATGCCGGCATCAATACATTTCTCTCTATCGCCGCTCATCGCATCAGCAGTCATGGCAATTATTTTTGGACGTGTCACAATATCTGAAGCGTTCATGATTGTTTTGGTCGCCTCTAATCCATCCATTTCCGGCATATGCAGATCCATAAAAACAATATCATATCTGTTCTGCTTAATCAGACTCACTGCTTCTTTGCCATTCGAAGCAATATCCGTGGAATAACCAAGCTGCTGCAATAATCGTATGGCTAATTTTTGATTGATGAGATTATCTTCTGCAACGAGAATTTTCAACGGCAGATCGTTTGACAATAACTCGACCTTTTTGATCTCAATATTTTTGCGCACACTCTCCGAATGAACATGTTTTGCCAACACATCAATCATAGTAGAATACAAATGTGCCTGCTTCATCGGTTTGAGAATGACTGCTGCGAAAAGAGCATTCTCTGTTTCTGAAAACTCGCTTCTGCCTGATGAAGAAAAAAGCACTATCGGCAACGATTGTTCACTTCGTACGCCTCTGATCGCTCTCGCTAAATCCACACCATTCATTCCCGGCATGTGAAAATCGATGACGGCTACATCAAACGGATCATTCTCTTTAAGCCATTGCAGCGCATCCTGCTGCGATGTAGTTGCACGCGGATGCATTCCCCAATTGTCACACTGAATACTTAAAATGTTCAGGTTTGTGACGTTGTCATCAACCAGTAAGACACGTTTCCCCTGCAACTCGGGAATTTTTCCGCGAACATATTTTTTCGGCAGTGCATCCGTTGAGGCCGATGTAGGGACTTTTATCGTAAAATGGAACGTTGCTCCTTTTCCGACATTGCTTTCCACCCATACGTTCCCTTCCATTAATTCCACCAATCGTTTCGAAATTGCTAAACCAAGTCCCGTTCCCCCAAATTTTCTTGTCGTTGAGGCATCCACTTGTGAAAATGCTTTGAATAATTTTTCTACTTTTTCAGGAGGAATACCGATTCCCGTATCTTTCACAGAAAATTGCAGAGTCGTAATATCATTTTCCCGCTGAATCTCTTTCACTGTGACAAATACTTCACCTTTTTCGGTAAACTTGATTGCATTATTCGTTAAATTCAACAAGATCTGCCGCAGCCGAATAGGATCACCAATGATGTACGCAGGGGTTGAAGGATCAATGAGATAGACGAGATCCAATCCTTTTTCCACTGCGCGGCGTGCAACAAGATCGAACGTCTCTTCAACAAGACTCTGCACTTCAATGGGACGTTTTTCCATATCGAGTTTACCGGATTCAATCTTGGAAAAATCAAGAATATCATTAATAAGTGTGAGCAGCGTTTCACCGCTGGTACGAATAACATCGGTGTATTCACGCTGTTCAGGAGTCAAATCTGTTTGCATTAAGAGATCGGTCATTCCAATGACTCCATTCATCGGTGTGCGAATCTCGTGACTCATGGTCGCAAGAAATTGCGATTTGGCAATTGTCGCCGACTCTGCTGAATCTTTTGCCTTTTTTAACTCTTCTTCAAATTGTTTTCGCAGGGTAATATCCCGATAAGCACTTAAATACATCACTGTATCTTTCACATGCACTATTCGAGTCGATATCAGTAATATTTTTTCCTGGCCTGATTTTGTTTTAATGGTTGTTTCAACATCATAAATGAAACCTTTCTCAACCACTTCCCCGAGGCGATTCAATCCTTTGCGCTGTTCTACCGGATCAGGATATAACAGTTTTGTGAATTCGCCGGTGTTCGCTTCATCTTTAGAATATCCGGTCAATTCTTCCATCTTTGTATTAAAGATTTCAAATCGCCCGCTTTCATCGCTCAGTGTTATTCCTTCGTCCACCGTGGTGATGACCGTATCCAACTGTTGCTGACGGCGGGCAATTTCTTCTTCGGCCTGTTTTTGCAATGTAACGTTTCGGGCAATAGCCAGAAAACCAACATCTTTGTTTTTTTCAAATAAAAGTCCGACGCTTTGTCCAAGAATCACAACATCGCCCCCCTTTGTTATTGCGGAAAATTCTAAATAACTGGAGGCTGTTTTGTTCTGCCGTTGTTTGTAATAGTACCGAAAAACTTTTTGCTTCTCTTCCTCTTTCACAAAGAGCGAAAAATGTTTCCCAATTACTTCGGAAGTATTATATCCCATCATTGTCAATCCGGTCGGATTCACATAGGTAAATTGTCCCAACTCGTCCGTCCGATAAATGATATCGGAAGCATTCTCAATAATCTGTCGGAATCGCGTTTCACTTTCCGCCAACTGCTGCTGCACCCGTTTCTGTTCTGAAATATCAATGAATGCCGCCATCGCATATTGAAGATGTCCTTCGCTATCATAGATGGGAGCGCCGGTGACAAATAAGGGAGTAATGGCATCGGGCTTCCAGATTTCGATATCAGAAATAGTGGACCGCTCTCCTTTCAATGCTCGAACAATAGGAATAAATTCTGATGAGTACGGAATATCAGTCCCCTGAAGATACGCATGATACACTTCTGCTAGATTTTGAGTCGACGTATCCGGCACTATTCCGGCACCAAGAATTTTCTTTGCCTCTTCGTTTGCGTAGAATGGTTTTCCATCCGCCGTGAGAATAAAAACGCCGGCAGGGACTGCTTCTAAAAAACTGATGAATCGTTTTTCACTGTCTCGAATTTCTTTTTCCACTTTTGTTCTTTGCCGAACCTCTTTAAAGAGAAACAGGAAAACAATCAACTGCAACGCAAAGCTGATGATGCCGCCAAAGGTAATCAGCAGAAGCGTGCGATTTGTTTGATTGGTTGTTTTTGTTTTCCGTTCAGCCAGTTCTTGTTTCTCGGTCGATTCCATTCTGTTGACAATACTGTCAATCCGTCGAATGAACTCCTGACTTTTTTGGACACTATATTCTTTATCAGCCTGTGTTTGACCGCCGCGACTAAACGCCTTAATTTTTCCTTCATTAAATTGCACACGATTTAAGACAGCAACTTCCAGCATCTTGAGCGTTTGATTCTGTACAGAATCGCTTGCAATCCATTTTTGAAGATTGGACAAATGGCGGTGGACGGTATCAATTTTTGCATAATAGGTCCGTAAATATGACGAATCTGCCGTGAGATAAAATGCACGAAGTTCGGTCTGTCCGGTGGATATCCCAACAACAGTTTTATCAAATTCCCTGATCACTTCGAACGTATGTTCAATATTTCCGTAGTCGTCCGTTAATTGCAGCACTGTTTGATATGCAAATGTCCCGACGACAAGAAGCGTCATGAGAGCAAAGATAAATGCGATAATCAACCGTGCATTAAAAAAACTGCCGGCCGGTGCATGTTGTTTTGCGGATGATGGGAAGTTGTTCATGATTGGTGTTCTTTAAGACCAACATACTCATTTTTAAAATAAAAAACCCCAAACAATACGTTCAGGATTTTCTAAATACATACACAATCTATTAGGTTTTCAACACAGTTTCCTATTTCATCATCGGTATGTTCACATTAAATTGACGAGCATTTTTTATTGCCCTGTCATAGCCTGCATCGACGTGTCGCATAATACCCATTCCCGGATCATAGGTAAGAACACGTTCCAGCCGTTCATCTGCTTCAACTGTTCCGTCACAGACAATCACCATTCCGTTGTGAATGGAATTACCAATCCCAACACCGCCTCCGTGATGCACACTCACCCAGCTTGCTCCGCCGATGGAGTTCAACATCGCACCGAGGATCGGCCAATCCGCGATTGCATCGCTGCCATCTTTCATTTTTTCTGTTTCGCGATTTGGTGAGGCGACACTTCCGCAATCGAGATGATCGCGACCGATAACAATGGGAGCTTTTACTTGTTTTGTTCGGACCAGATCGTTAAATATTTTTCCCATCTTCGCTCGTTCGCCGTACCCCAGCCAACAAATGCGCGCCGGCAGACCTTGAAACGCTACTTGCTTTTGCGCTTTCTCGATCCAATTTTTTAATAATTTGTTTTCGGGAAATGTTTCCAATACAGCGCGATCGGTTCGATAAATATCTTCCGGATCTCCCGAGAGTGCGACCCAACGAAATGGACCTTTTCCATCACAGAATAACGGACGGATATACTCGGGAACAAATCCCGGAATATCGAACGCGTTTTTTACTCCTCCCAATTGCGCTTCGCCGCGAATGTTATTACCGTAATCAAATACAATTTTCCCTTTTTT
The Bacteroidota bacterium DNA segment above includes these coding regions:
- a CDS encoding PAS domain S-box protein; amino-acid sequence: MNNFPSSAKQHAPAGSFFNARLIIAFIFALMTLLVVGTFAYQTVLQLTDDYGNIEHTFEVIREFDKTVVGISTGQTELRAFYLTADSSYLRTYYAKIDTVHRHLSNLQKWIASDSVQNQTLKMLEVAVLNRVQFNEGKIKAFSRGGQTQADKEYSVQKSQEFIRRIDSIVNRMESTEKQELAERKTKTTNQTNRTLLLITFGGIISFALQLIVFLFLFKEVRQRTKVEKEIRDSEKRFISFLEAVPAGVFILTADGKPFYANEEAKKILGAGIVPDTSTQNLAEVYHAYLQGTDIPYSSEFIPIVRALKGERSTISDIEIWKPDAITPLFVTGAPIYDSEGHLQYAMAAFIDISEQKRVQQQLAESETRFRQIIENASDIIYRTDELGQFTYVNPTGLTMMGYNTSEVIGKHFSLFVKEEEKQKVFRYYYKQRQNKTASSYLEFSAITKGGDVVILGQSVGLLFEKNKDVGFLAIARNVTLQKQAEEEIARRQQQLDTVITTVDEGITLSDESGRFEIFNTKMEELTGYSKDEANTGEFTKLLYPDPVEQRKGLNRLGEVVEKGFIYDVETTIKTKSGQEKILLISTRIVHVKDTVMYLSAYRDITLRKQFEEELKKAKDSAESATIAKSQFLATMSHEIRTPMNGVIGMTDLLMQTDLTPEQREYTDVIRTSGETLLTLINDILDFSKIESGKLDMEKRPIEVQSLVEETFDLVARRAVEKGLDLVYLIDPSTPAYIIGDPIRLRQILLNLTNNAIKFTEKGEVFVTVKEIQRENDITTLQFSVKDTGIGIPPEKVEKLFKAFSQVDASTTRKFGGTGLGLAISKRLVELMEGNVWVESNVGKGATFHFTIKVPTSASTDALPKKYVRGKIPELQGKRVLLVDDNVTNLNILSIQCDNWGMHPRATTSQQDALQWLKENDPFDVAVIDFHMPGMNGVDLARAIRGVRSEQSLPIVLFSSSGRSEFSETENALFAAVILKPMKQAHLYSTMIDVLAKHVHSESVRKNIEIKKVELLSNDLPLKILVAEDNLINQKLAIRLLQQLGYSTDIASNGKEAVSLIKQNRYDIVFMDLHMPEMDGLEATKTIMNASDIVTRPKIIAMTADAMSGDREKCIDAGMDDYISKPVRLDGLRDMLIHYGEMIMEQKTSNGQAVAAHIMYLRLKELLEQTDVPFMTEFVQSYPSQSEDTMHQLLSAWEKKDLVEVVFAAHKLRGLSLSFGAEELADLCKIVETNGDKNPNAISDQSIKDIEQSLHRSYDLLSATLSKLGIV
- the hutI gene encoding imidazolonepropionase produces the protein MNLFIKNIGQLVTVAAHGNRIKSGSGMRELHIHNNASILIQNGIIVNIGGPELSHDDDIDVIDAEGKVVLPGFVDSHTHTVYAGSRENEFAMRAEGKTYQEIAEAGGGILSTMHATREATKRDLYRFAERRLNDMLRNGTTTVEIKSGYGLSPEGEMKMLEVISELKRDHYATIVATFLGAHAFPPEYKDDKQGYVNRICDYMLPYVAEKKLASFVDVFCELGYFDLKMTEQIILEAKRHGLIPKLHADQLNTIGATELGVQHNAISVDHLEKTNETGIAALKNSQTIATVLPGCSLFLNHPYAPARKMIDEGIPVAIATDFNPGSQMCYSMQMMLMLACTQMQLTPEEAITAATLNGAAALGLSNEIGSIEIGKQADVVLYNVHDYRFIPYHYGTNHVWKVVKNGVLLDF
- a CDS encoding TonB-dependent receptor, with the translated sequence MKNRNRKTQITKPFFFIFMVLNVQLYSQQESDSVKYSFDPVLVTGTTAKERETPVTFTNLHKGLIEQRYSMQDVPVMLAELPSMISYSDGGNGIGYNYIFLRGFDQRRLSIMVNGVPQNDPEDHNVYWIDFPDLLASSSNVQVQRGAGSAFYGPPAIGGSVNITTNPFEYKPYAKFETMFGFQEYGEGPQTLPLTMKKFSASYNSGLIENTYMFYGRLGKMQSNGYRNHSSFEAGSYFLGMLRFDQNITTRVHLFGGPLTDQLVYSGLPKWTNNDKKLRRLNLSYWDVDSTGKNFGYTTVRRPQENEGFNQPHYEVLNEWKISETQKLHNTLFYYDSHGYFDYDGSWADASLLRVDSLHGFAPTPLIQNAIIRGGVDLIQWGWLPRYELTHERGELTYGGEYRYHHGSHWGKIQYAEGLPANFDPDYRFYQYDAVKHMASVYMTENYKVQEDMTLMANIQFAFNQYRVENEKFLRNSFTVPYYFVNPRLGLNYNMSEEWNMYVSFGYTSREPRLRNLYAAEDAYFGALPAFSADTAGGKTKYDFDKPIAKPEQLLNLEYGAGYKTNEIQLNGNLYWMEFTDELIKSGQVDIFGNPVYGNAPRTRHLGFEVDGTIQPFEYFIVSGNVSLSTNYIVTFSSVDSVSNNVVYKTKLDNNPIAGFPDITANLRLTYQQEGLSTSLIAKHVGSFYTDNFKNSANKNDAYTVFNIESVYALPKMGDAQISLRGEIRNLLNVLYMQNGEGNAFFPAAERNYLIGLSVQL
- a CDS encoding thiamine diphosphokinase; translated protein: MKQKKRTHALIICNGEMPSSKLLAPLLKTKPYIICADGGANKVRAFGIVPDYILGDLDSITQKTRHYFSFVPVIHIADQESTDLEKVLTYLLANKFRSATIVGATGDRPDHTMANFSILLKYHKKLSLQFFDEHCTIEIVQKHIRFKAFIGQQISLVPMGKCSGIVTKGLKYSLKKESLELGVREGTSNEASASIIDITVKSGSLLLFRIHPLIRH
- the pnuC gene encoding nicotinamide riboside transporter PnuC, whose translation is MEIAEIIAVILGLISVYLVTRQQVWCYPLGIISVFVYIFIFYEVKLYADMGLQVFFIILQAYGWYEWLYGGKEHSALSVSWGTNRVYMMIVLFVVIGTATLGYTLHELTDASLPYVDSFLAVLSMAAQWLMAKKYIENWILWIIVNIGSIAMYGYKGLYFTMFLFAVYFGLAILGYKEWKKSLIVQPT